A genomic segment from Saimiri boliviensis isolate mSaiBol1 chromosome 14, mSaiBol1.pri, whole genome shotgun sequence encodes:
- the LOC101031600 gene encoding olfactory receptor 2T2, whose amino-acid sequence MGMEALLQNSTNFVLIGLITHPAFPGLVFALVFSIFVVAITANAVMILLIHVDSRLHTPMYFLLSQLSIMDTIYICVTVPRMLQDLLSKDKTISFLGCAFQIFLYLTLMGGEFFLLGLMAYDRYVAVCNPLRYPLLMNRRICLFMVVGSWVGGSLDGFMLTPVTMTFPYCGSREINHFFCEIPAVLKLSCIDTSLYETLMYACCVLMLLIPLSIISVSYTHILLAVHRMSSAEGRHKAFATCSSHMMVVSLFYGAAFYTNVLPHSYHTPEKDKVVSAFYTVLTPMLNPLIYSLRNKDVAAALRRVLGRWVPSKRIQVASMIRKN is encoded by the coding sequence ATGGGCATGGAAGCTCTTCTCCAGAACTCCACTAACTTCGTCCTCATAGGCCTCATCACCCACCCTGCCTTCCCAGGGCTTGTCTTTGCATTAGTCTTCTCCATCTTTGTGGTGGCTATAACAGCCAATGCAGTCATGATTCTGCTCATCCATGTGGACTCCCGCCTCCACACGCCCATGTACTTCTTGCTCAGCCAGCTGTCCATCATGGATACCATCTATATCTGTGTCACCGTCCCCAGGATGCTCCAGGACCTCCTGTCCAAGGACAAGACCATTTCCTTCCTGGGCTGTGCATTCCAGATCTTCCTCTACCTGACCCTGATGGGAGGGGAGTTCTTCCTGCTGGGTCTCATGGCCTATGACCGGTATGTGGCTGTGTGCAACCCCTTACGGTACCCTCTCCTCATGAACCGCAGGATTTGCCTGTTCATGGTGGTCGGCTCCTGGGTGGGTGGTTCCTTGGATGGGTTCATGCTGACGCCTGTCACTATGACTTTCCCCTACTGTGGATCCCGAGAGATCAATCACTTTTTCTGTGAGATTCCAGCTGTGCTGAAGCTGTCCTGCATAGACACGTCACTCTACGAGACCCTGATGTATGCCTGCTGCGTGCTGATGCTGCTCATCCCTCTGTCCATCATCTCTGTCTCCTACACCCACATCCTCCTCGCCGTCCACCGCATGAGCTCTGCTGAGGGCCGGCACAAAGCCTTTGCTACGTGTTCCTCTCACATGATGGTGGTGAGCCTCTTCTACGGGGCAGCCTTCTACACCAACGTGCTGCCCCACTCCTACCACACTCCAGAGAAGGACAAAGTTGTGTCTGCCTTCTACACCGTCCTCACCCCCATGCTCAACCCACTCATCTACAGCTTGAGGAATAAAGATGTGGCCGCTGCGCTGAGGAGAGTACTAGGGAGATGGGTCCCCTCCAAGAGAATCCAAGTGGCCAGTATGATCAGGAAGAACTAG
- the LOC101031279 gene encoding olfactory receptor 2T11 gives MSMQNTTSSSDFILLGLLVNSEAVGVVFTVILAVFVVAVTANLVMTFLIQVDSRLHTPMYFLLSQLSIMDILFICTTVPKLLADMTSKEKTISSVACGIQIFLYLTMIGSEFFLLGLMAYDRYVAVCNPLRYPVLMDHKLCVLLAAGAWLGGSLDGFLLTAITMNVPYCGSRSINHFFCEIPAVLRLACADTSLYETLMYTCCVLMLLIPISIISTSYSLILFTVHRMRSAEGRRKAFATCSSHLTVVSVFYGAAFYTYVLPQSFHTPEQDQVVSAFYTIVTPMLNPLIYSLRNKDVIGAFTKVFACCSSAQKVATGDV, from the coding sequence ATGTCAATGCAGAACACCACGTCATCCTCTGACTTCATCCTCCTGGGGCTTCTGGTGAACAGTGAGGCTGTGGGGGTTGTGTTCACAGTGATCTTGgctgtttttgtagtggctgtcACTGCAAATTTGGTCATGACATTCTTGATCCAGGTGGACTCTCGCCTCCACACCCCCATGTACTTTCTGCTCAGTCAACTGTCCATCATGGACATACTTTTCATCTGTACCACTGTCCCCAAACTCCTGGCAGACATGACTTCTAAAGAGAAAACCATTTCCTCTGTGGCCTGTGGCATCCAGATCTTCCTCTACTTGACCATGATTGGTTCTGAGTTCTTCCTACTGGGCCTCATGGCCTATGACCGCTACGTGGCTGTCTGCAACCCCCTGAGATACCCAGTCCTGATGGACCACAAGCTGTGTGTGTTGCTGGCGGCTGGCGCCTGGCTTGGCGGCTCCCTGGATGGCTTTCTGCTCACTGCCATCACCATGAATGTCCCTTACTGTGGCTCCCGTAGTATCAACCATTTCTTCTGTGAGATCCCCGCAGTTCTCAGACTGGCCTGTGCTGACACGTCGTTGTATGAGACTCTGATGTACACCTGCTGTGTCCTCATGCTGCTCATCCCCATCTCCATCATCTCCACCTCCTACTCCCTCATCTTGTTCACCGTCCACCGCATGCGCTCAGCCGAAGGTCGCAGAAAGGCCTTCGCCACTTGCTCCTCGCACTTGACTGTGGTGAGCGTTTTCTACGGAGCTGCCTTCTACACATACGTGCTGCCGCAGTCATTCCACACCCCCGAGCAGGACCAAGTGGTGTCAGCCTTCTACACCATTGTCACACCTATGCTCAACCCCCTCATCTATAGCCTCAGAAACAAGGATGTCATAGGGGCATTCACAAAGGTATTTGCATGTTGCTCATCAGCTCAGAAAGTAGCAACAGGTGATGTGTAG